The Lycium ferocissimum isolate CSIRO_LF1 unplaced genomic scaffold, AGI_CSIRO_Lferr_CH_V1 ctg984, whole genome shotgun sequence genome has a segment encoding these proteins:
- the LOC132046203 gene encoding heavy metal-associated isoprenylated plant protein 39: MAQMKVVMKVLTMSDEKTKQKAIEAAADILGVDSIAADLKEQKLTVIGEMDTVAVVKKLKKAVGKVDILSVGPAKEEKKEEKKEEKKEGKKEEKKEEKKEEKKEEKKEEQK; this comes from the exons ATGGCTCAG ATGAAAGTAGTAATGAAGGTGCTGACCATGTCTGATGAAAAGACAAAGCAGAAAGCCATAGAAGCTGCAGCTGATATTTTGG GGGTAGATTCAATAGCAGCAGATCTAAAAGAACAAAAGCTAACAGTGATAGGAGAAATGGATACAGTGGCAGTggttaaaaagttaaaaaaggcAGTTGGTAAAGTTGATATATTATCAGTGGGCCCAGCTAAGGAagagaagaaagaggaaaaaaaagaagagaaaaaggagggaaaaaaagaagaaaagaaggaagaaaagaaagaggaaaagaaagaagagaaaaaagaagagcaaaagtGA